The Archangium lipolyticum genome includes a region encoding these proteins:
- the ftsL gene encoding cell division protein FtsL, which yields MNHSKPVIRGSGVSVGSVLLHLLPAVLLFALFAGVGILHVTSRVLVVDMGYRLSKAESEERALTRENDRLKLELATLKNPARLEKLAREKLGMAMPAGPLVIALQPELPGSKRPTRVEAREARTVRVAERGSSH from the coding sequence ATGAACCACAGCAAGCCCGTCATCCGTGGCAGTGGAGTGTCCGTCGGCAGTGTGCTGCTGCACCTGCTGCCCGCGGTGCTCCTCTTCGCCCTCTTCGCTGGCGTGGGCATCCTCCATGTCACGAGCCGCGTGCTGGTGGTGGACATGGGCTACCGCCTCTCCAAGGCCGAGTCCGAGGAGCGCGCCCTCACCCGGGAGAACGACCGGCTGAAGCTGGAGCTCGCCACGCTGAAGAACCCGGCGCGGCTGGAGAAGCTGGCTCGCGAGAAGCTGGGCATGGCCATGCCCGCGGGCCCCCTCGTCATCGCCCTGCAGCCGGAGCTGCCGGGCAGCAAGCGTCCCACCCGCGTGGAGGCCCGCGAGGCCCGCACCGTACGCGTGGCGGAACGCGGTTCGTCGCACTGA
- the rsmH gene encoding 16S rRNA (cytosine(1402)-N(4))-methyltransferase RsmH — translation MADFSHQTVLLQETVDVLRPGAGKVIIDGTLGGGGHTEALLARGATVLGVDRDPVALGAARARLAGYPAFSTRQGNFGDLLHVAADVLPVDGVLVDLGVSSPQLDVAERGFSFQKDGPLDMRMGDTGRTAAELIAEEDETELVRILKEYGEEPFAKAIARELKRTPPARTLEAAEVVKRAVPRKAWPNKIHVATRTFQALRMAVNQELESLESLLAALPRLLKVGGRAAVISFHSLEDRKVKETFRELVGTCKCPPGMPVCVCKGQGDFALVTRKAIAPSDEEISANPRARSAHLRVVEKVR, via the coding sequence TTGGCTGACTTCAGCCACCAGACCGTCCTCCTCCAGGAGACGGTGGACGTCCTTCGACCGGGAGCGGGGAAGGTGATCATCGACGGCACACTGGGTGGTGGTGGTCACACCGAGGCGCTCCTCGCCCGGGGTGCGACCGTCCTCGGAGTGGACAGGGATCCGGTGGCGCTCGGCGCCGCCCGCGCCCGCCTCGCCGGCTACCCGGCCTTCAGCACCCGCCAGGGCAACTTCGGGGACCTGCTCCACGTGGCCGCGGACGTGCTGCCGGTGGACGGCGTGCTGGTGGACCTGGGTGTGTCCTCGCCCCAGCTGGACGTGGCCGAGCGCGGCTTCTCCTTCCAGAAGGACGGGCCGCTGGACATGCGCATGGGGGACACGGGCCGCACCGCCGCCGAGCTCATCGCCGAGGAGGACGAGACGGAGCTGGTCCGCATCCTGAAGGAGTACGGCGAGGAGCCTTTCGCGAAGGCGATTGCCCGCGAGCTCAAGCGCACCCCGCCCGCGCGCACCCTGGAGGCCGCCGAGGTCGTCAAGCGCGCCGTGCCGCGCAAGGCCTGGCCCAATAAAATCCACGTGGCCACCCGCACCTTCCAGGCGCTGCGCATGGCGGTGAACCAGGAGCTGGAGTCCCTGGAGTCGCTGCTCGCCGCGCTGCCCCGGCTGCTGAAGGTGGGGGGCCGCGCCGCCGTCATCTCGTTCCACTCGCTCGAGGACCGGAAGGTGAAGGAGACCTTCCGGGAGCTGGTGGGCACCTGCAAGTGCCCGCCCGGCATGCCGGTGTGCGTGTGCAAGGGCCAGGGGGACTTCGCCCTGGTGACGCGCAAGGCCATCGCCCCCTCGGACGAGGAGATTTCCGCCAACCCCCGTGCCCGCAGCGCGCACCTGCGCGTGGTGGAGAAGGTACGATGA
- the ftsW gene encoding putative lipid II flippase FtsW, producing MKAIAPSSTAPVRFDALLLCAVLSLVSLGLVMVYSASAVMAQDKLGDSLYFLNRQLMAAGMGVVAMAVGMKVGWRRLARFAYPLLLVTLVLMVAVLIPGIGTTAGGARRWIRLPGFGLQPAEVAKVAWVVYLSYSLAKKREKVASFSVGFLPHLLLCGLLVGLCMLQPDFGSSVLLVFLLFALLFAAGTKLSYLVGSVLLALPLAYAAIASSPYRMKRVLAFLDPWAHRHDIGYQVAESLMSIGSGGLTGLGLGDGRQKLFFLPEAHTDFIFAIIGEELGLIGVVLLVSLYAIVIWRGIRASLAAPETFGTYLGLGLTSIIAFQATVNMCVAMGLLPTKGLTLPFVSYGGTSLVVLMGSAGVLLSLSASAEPAAGNRTLRSGGDMREVAA from the coding sequence ATGAAGGCCATCGCTCCCTCCTCCACCGCCCCGGTGCGGTTCGATGCGCTGTTGCTGTGCGCGGTCCTGTCGCTCGTCTCGCTCGGCCTGGTGATGGTGTACTCGGCCAGCGCCGTCATGGCGCAGGACAAGCTGGGTGACAGCCTCTACTTCCTCAACCGGCAGCTGATGGCGGCGGGGATGGGCGTGGTGGCGATGGCGGTGGGGATGAAGGTGGGCTGGCGCCGGCTGGCGCGGTTCGCGTACCCGCTGCTGCTGGTGACGCTGGTGCTGATGGTGGCGGTGCTGATTCCGGGCATCGGCACCACGGCGGGCGGCGCGCGGCGGTGGATCCGCCTGCCGGGCTTCGGCCTCCAGCCGGCCGAGGTGGCCAAGGTCGCCTGGGTCGTCTACCTGTCCTACTCGCTGGCCAAGAAGCGCGAGAAGGTGGCCAGCTTCTCCGTGGGCTTCCTCCCGCACCTGCTGCTGTGCGGCCTGCTGGTGGGCCTTTGTATGTTGCAGCCGGACTTCGGCAGCTCGGTGCTGCTGGTGTTCCTGCTCTTCGCGCTGCTGTTCGCCGCGGGCACGAAGCTGAGCTACCTGGTGGGCTCGGTGTTGCTGGCGCTGCCGCTGGCGTACGCCGCCATCGCCAGCAGCCCCTACCGCATGAAGCGCGTGCTGGCCTTCCTGGACCCCTGGGCCCACCGGCACGACATCGGCTACCAGGTGGCCGAGTCCCTCATGTCCATCGGCTCGGGCGGCCTCACGGGGCTGGGCCTGGGAGATGGGCGCCAGAAGCTCTTCTTCCTCCCCGAGGCGCACACGGACTTCATCTTCGCCATCATCGGCGAGGAGCTGGGCCTCATCGGGGTGGTGCTGCTGGTGTCGCTCTACGCCATCGTCATCTGGCGGGGCATCCGCGCGAGCCTCGCCGCGCCGGAGACATTCGGCACGTACCTGGGTCTGGGGCTCACCTCCATCATCGCGTTCCAGGCCACGGTGAACATGTGCGTGGCGATGGGGCTGTTGCCAACTAAAGGACTGACGCTCCCCTTCGTGTCCTACGGAGGCACCTCCTTGGTGGTGCTCATGGGTTCGGCCGGTGTATTGCTCTCGCTGAGTGCCAGCGCGGAACCCGCCGCTGGGAACCGGACCTTGCGCTCCGGCGGTGACATGAGGGAGGTGGCGGCGTGA
- a CDS encoding STAS domain-containing protein, translating into MNQAAESQGIRAVSSGRVETLMLEGELLEKDLARVCEELVRRMQRGLRNVVLDFSEVDHLDYRGVPALVARAEAFRKAGGDIKLAGLSPYLAAILRAAGAHDVFELYPHMNDARAAFAMARAPFV; encoded by the coding sequence ATGAACCAGGCAGCCGAGTCACAGGGCATTCGCGCGGTCTCCAGCGGGCGCGTGGAGACCCTCATGCTCGAGGGGGAGCTTCTGGAGAAGGACCTCGCCCGGGTCTGCGAGGAGCTCGTGCGCCGCATGCAGCGCGGTCTGCGCAACGTGGTTCTGGACTTCAGCGAGGTGGACCACCTGGACTACCGCGGCGTGCCGGCCCTGGTGGCTCGCGCCGAGGCCTTCCGCAAGGCGGGCGGGGACATCAAGCTCGCGGGGCTCTCGCCCTACCTGGCCGCCATCCTGCGCGCCGCGGGGGCTCATGACGTCTTCGAGCTCTACCCCCACATGAACGATGCCCGGGCCGCCTTCGCCATGGCGCGGGCTCCCTTCGTCTGA
- the mraY gene encoding phospho-N-acetylmuramoyl-pentapeptide-transferase, with the protein MLLLIYEWIQGTEAARFLNFLRYPTFRIVAAAVASLLLGMFVGPKLIARLRLKQHGQSNVREDTPDTHQKKKGTPTMGGALILMCIAAGTFVFADLKSRAVWAALLLTLGYGFIGFLDDWLKLSKRNSKGLAGRYKMILQTVFYLVAVFGLMCSWTGPDGAFTGPNLLIDTKLTLPFVPTRHFNPDFGWFYVVFGWVVVVGTSNAVNITDGLDGLAIMPTIIAATTFTILCYVAGSLTRIADVETVNGVAQVVGVPLWRYLGVPEVPGGAELSVFCASIVGAGISFLWFNAYPASVFMGDIGSLALGGALGGLAVLSKNEVVSAIIHGVFFAEILSVMIQVTSFKLTGKRVFKMAPVHHHFELKGMAEPKIIVRFWIVAILCSGVALLSLKLR; encoded by the coding sequence GTGTTGCTCCTCATCTACGAGTGGATTCAGGGCACGGAAGCGGCGCGGTTCCTGAACTTCCTGCGCTACCCCACCTTCCGCATCGTCGCGGCGGCGGTGGCCTCCCTGCTGCTGGGCATGTTCGTCGGCCCGAAGCTCATCGCGCGGCTGCGCCTCAAGCAGCACGGGCAGAGCAACGTGCGCGAGGACACGCCGGACACGCACCAGAAGAAGAAGGGCACGCCCACCATGGGTGGCGCGCTCATCCTCATGTGCATCGCGGCCGGCACCTTCGTCTTCGCGGATCTGAAGAGCCGCGCGGTGTGGGCGGCGCTGCTGCTCACCCTGGGCTACGGCTTCATCGGCTTCCTGGATGACTGGCTGAAGCTGTCCAAGCGCAACTCCAAGGGGCTGGCCGGCCGCTACAAGATGATTCTGCAGACGGTCTTCTACCTGGTGGCCGTCTTCGGGCTGATGTGCTCGTGGACGGGGCCGGATGGGGCCTTCACCGGGCCGAACCTGCTCATCGACACGAAGCTGACGCTGCCCTTCGTGCCCACGCGCCACTTCAACCCGGACTTCGGCTGGTTCTACGTGGTGTTCGGCTGGGTGGTGGTGGTGGGCACGTCCAACGCCGTCAACATCACCGACGGCCTGGACGGCCTGGCCATCATGCCGACCATCATCGCGGCCACCACCTTCACCATCCTCTGCTACGTGGCGGGCTCGCTGACGCGCATCGCCGACGTGGAGACGGTCAATGGCGTCGCGCAGGTGGTGGGCGTGCCCCTGTGGCGCTACCTGGGTGTCCCCGAGGTGCCCGGCGGTGCCGAGCTGTCCGTCTTCTGCGCCAGCATCGTGGGCGCGGGCATCTCCTTCCTCTGGTTCAACGCCTACCCGGCCTCCGTCTTCATGGGCGACATCGGCTCGCTCGCGCTGGGTGGCGCGCTCGGCGGGCTGGCGGTGCTGTCCAAGAACGAGGTGGTCTCCGCCATCATCCACGGCGTCTTCTTCGCTGAAATCCTCAGCGTGATGATCCAGGTGACCTCCTTCAAGCTCACCGGCAAGCGCGTCTTCAAGATGGCGCCCGTGCACCACCACTTCGAGCTCAAGGGCATGGCCGAGCCGAAGATCATCGTCCGCTTCTGGATCGTCGCCATCCTCTGCTCGGGTGTGGCGCTGCTGTCACTCAAGCTGCGTTAG
- the murD gene encoding UDP-N-acetylmuramoyl-L-alanine--D-glutamate ligase, whose product MTPDLKDRDVVVYGLAKSGLAAIRLLQAKGARVTALDARTEEALGDTARELKARGVTLVTGPTPPGLLESKQLVVVSPGVPLALPDLQKARAAGVPIWGEVELAWRYLSHVPLIGITGTNGKSTTTALTGELFQKGGRRTFVGGNLGRPFAEAALTPGDWDALVVELSSFQLEGIDTLRPRGSTILNLTPDHIDRYESHAAYGAAKARIFRNQAQGDFVVVNAEDADVMRLAEAAKVPVYGFSLSGRPVAASPTLAGQAVARPGGFRFEGVGEKGESFTLTNRALRGGHNAQNAMAAALLARLAGVPHEAVQAGLDSYPGLPHRLESVRVLDGVEWVNDSKATNVDSVLVALRAFEKDVLLIAGGKGKGAPYKPMVDEGRGKVKGVLTIGQDADTLAQAYEGTAPVYACGTLAEAVRRARALARSGDTVLLSPACASYDQFQNFEHRGDTFKRLVGEL is encoded by the coding sequence ATGACGCCCGACCTGAAGGACCGCGATGTCGTGGTGTATGGGCTCGCCAAGAGCGGGCTGGCCGCCATCCGCCTCTTGCAGGCGAAGGGCGCGCGGGTGACGGCGCTGGACGCGCGCACCGAGGAGGCCCTGGGCGACACGGCGCGCGAGCTGAAGGCGCGCGGCGTGACGCTCGTCACCGGCCCCACGCCGCCGGGGCTGCTGGAGTCCAAGCAGCTCGTGGTGGTGAGCCCGGGAGTGCCGCTGGCGCTGCCCGACCTCCAGAAGGCGCGCGCCGCGGGCGTGCCCATCTGGGGCGAGGTGGAGCTGGCCTGGCGCTACCTCTCGCACGTGCCGCTCATCGGCATCACCGGCACCAACGGCAAGAGCACCACCACGGCGCTCACCGGCGAGCTCTTCCAGAAGGGCGGGCGGCGCACCTTCGTGGGTGGCAACCTCGGGCGGCCGTTCGCCGAGGCGGCCCTCACCCCCGGAGACTGGGACGCGCTGGTGGTGGAGCTCTCCAGCTTCCAGCTCGAGGGCATCGACACGCTGCGGCCCCGGGGCTCCACCATCCTCAACCTCACGCCGGACCACATCGACCGGTACGAGAGCCACGCGGCCTACGGCGCGGCCAAGGCCCGCATCTTCCGCAACCAGGCGCAGGGCGACTTCGTGGTGGTGAACGCGGAGGACGCGGACGTGATGCGGCTGGCCGAGGCCGCGAAGGTGCCCGTCTACGGCTTCAGCCTCTCGGGGCGTCCCGTGGCCGCGAGCCCCACGCTGGCCGGCCAGGCGGTGGCGAGGCCCGGCGGCTTCCGCTTCGAGGGAGTGGGGGAGAAGGGCGAGTCCTTCACCCTCACCAACCGCGCGCTGCGCGGGGGCCACAACGCGCAGAACGCCATGGCGGCGGCGCTGCTGGCGCGGCTGGCGGGCGTGCCCCACGAGGCGGTGCAGGCGGGCCTCGACAGCTACCCCGGCCTGCCGCACCGGCTGGAGAGCGTGCGCGTGCTGGATGGCGTGGAGTGGGTGAACGACTCCAAGGCCACCAACGTGGACTCGGTGCTGGTGGCCCTGCGCGCCTTCGAAAAGGACGTGCTCCTCATCGCCGGGGGCAAGGGCAAGGGCGCTCCCTACAAGCCCATGGTCGACGAGGGCCGCGGCAAGGTGAAGGGCGTCCTCACCATCGGCCAGGACGCCGACACCCTCGCCCAGGCCTACGAGGGGACGGCCCCGGTGTACGCCTGCGGGACGCTCGCGGAAGCTGTACGGCGGGCGAGAGCCCTGGCAAGATCCGGTGATACTGTACTTTTGTCGCCTGCATGTGCCTCGTACGATCAGTTCCAGAACTTCGAGCACCGGGGCGACACGTTCAAACGCCTCGTCGGGGAGCTCTGA
- a CDS encoding UDP-N-acetylmuramoyl-tripeptide--D-alanyl-D-alanine ligase, translating to MAARFTDEQVVQATGATRRGRPAAEYPAVCTDTRALVPGCLFVALQGERFDAHDFLAQAASGGAAGAVVKKGRALPQLPEGLALYEVEDTLAALGALGHAHRERFRIPVGAVGGSNGKTTTKEMVGAILATRGPSLKTEGNLNNEVGVPLTLFRLEPSHVAAVIETGMNQPGEITRLTRVVRPDAGIITVVQPEHLEGLGSIEGVAEAEGEMFRELPPEAVAVVNVDDPLIPGQAARSRAKKLSFGRSASADVRLAGVTPRGREGLSLTIQYKGRDWPVKLSFIGEHNALNATGAFALSVALGYSPEECVKGLEAARPYARRLNVVDGLHGTTVIDDCYNANPASMGAALDTLRSLVQPGGRAVAVLGDMLELGPGELEEHTKLGALAAGKAQLVAFFGPRSLKGHEAAGLGANAAHFTEVEPLLSWLLPRLKAGDMVLVKASRGMRLERVVAGLTGAASAGGSH from the coding sequence ATGGCCGCACGATTCACGGACGAGCAGGTGGTGCAGGCGACCGGGGCCACCCGTCGCGGTAGGCCCGCGGCGGAGTATCCGGCCGTCTGCACCGATACGCGGGCCCTGGTGCCCGGGTGCCTCTTCGTGGCGCTGCAGGGCGAGCGCTTCGATGCCCATGACTTCCTCGCGCAGGCCGCCAGTGGTGGCGCGGCCGGCGCGGTGGTCAAGAAGGGCAGGGCGCTCCCCCAGCTCCCCGAGGGCCTCGCCCTCTACGAGGTGGAGGACACCCTGGCGGCGCTCGGCGCCCTGGGCCATGCGCACCGCGAGCGCTTCCGGATTCCGGTGGGCGCCGTGGGTGGCTCCAACGGGAAGACGACCACCAAGGAGATGGTGGGCGCCATCCTCGCCACGCGCGGCCCCTCGCTGAAGACGGAGGGGAACCTCAACAACGAGGTGGGCGTCCCCCTCACGCTCTTCCGCCTGGAGCCCTCGCACGTGGCGGCGGTCATCGAGACGGGCATGAACCAGCCGGGCGAAATCACCCGGCTCACCCGGGTGGTCCGGCCGGACGCGGGCATCATCACCGTGGTGCAGCCCGAGCACCTGGAGGGCCTGGGCAGCATCGAGGGCGTGGCCGAGGCCGAGGGCGAGATGTTCCGCGAGCTGCCGCCGGAGGCCGTGGCGGTGGTGAACGTGGACGACCCGCTGATCCCCGGGCAGGCCGCGCGCAGCCGGGCGAAGAAGCTGTCCTTCGGCCGGTCCGCGAGCGCGGACGTGCGGCTGGCGGGTGTCACCCCGCGCGGCCGCGAGGGGCTGTCCCTCACCATCCAGTACAAGGGCCGGGACTGGCCGGTGAAGCTGTCCTTCATCGGCGAGCACAACGCCCTCAACGCCACGGGCGCCTTCGCGCTGTCGGTGGCGCTCGGCTACTCCCCCGAGGAGTGCGTGAAGGGCCTGGAGGCGGCGCGGCCGTACGCACGTCGGCTCAACGTGGTGGATGGCCTGCACGGCACCACCGTGATCGACGATTGCTACAACGCCAACCCCGCCTCCATGGGCGCGGCGTTGGACACGCTGCGCTCGCTGGTGCAGCCCGGAGGCCGGGCGGTGGCGGTGCTCGGCGACATGCTGGAGCTGGGGCCCGGCGAGCTGGAGGAGCACACGAAGCTGGGGGCGCTCGCGGCGGGCAAGGCCCAGCTGGTGGCGTTCTTCGGGCCGCGCTCCCTCAAGGGCCACGAGGCGGCGGGCCTGGGCGCGAACGCGGCGCACTTCACCGAGGTCGAGCCCCTGTTGTCGTGGCTCCTGCCGCGGCTGAAGGCGGGGGATATGGTGTTGGTCAAGGCGAGCCGAGGCATGAGGCTCGAGCGGGTCGTGGCGGGCCTCACCGGCGCCGCCTCTGCTGGAGGAAGCCACTAG
- a CDS encoding penicillin-binding protein: MRDFKTARAPEPNGKWLRLRVKLLAFFFVGLLLAALGRAVFLQVYERDKLRGLAQDQYVRQIEIPARRGDIFDRRGTPFAQSVEVDSIWVDPSMLPDVKQASRSLAKVLKLDVEDLYARLSRAKRFAWVKRQVTPREVEAVKGLGLPGFGFTKEPRRFYPQKELGAHVMGMVGLDGHGLEGLELAFEDELSGQNSRLSGFRDAKGRKLLVSGAPDTLERQGASVTLTLDRHLQYVSEKALSRAVEESKGVAGMAVVLDPKTGEILAIANHPRFNPNTPGQEARASIRNRAALDAFEPGSTMKAFVVAAALEQKAIKSEDTFFCENGSWGVGKHTIHDTHEYGWLSPQRILQVSSNICAAKIAQQLGRERLVKAYHDFGFGERTGLSLPGEARGSIPFPKAEVSLATQSFGQGMTSTAVQLASAWGALANGGLLMRPYLVSRVVDPDGVVLLENRPTEVRQVVSTATARKVISMLETVVTKEGTAPKAAMEDYRVAGKTGTAQKADPVARGYSDKRLASFVGVVPAENPRVVILVIVDEPKTDVYGGLVAAPAFKEIATAAMAHLAVPPSREVPLPPTALPVAAAQPPPAKAVPARPMVEEAVAENVEPGSIRVPDVVGQAGREAVTKLLSSALEPHLLGSGRVVSQSPAAGSLVEKGARVTLELAARQ; encoded by the coding sequence GTGAGGGACTTCAAGACGGCGCGGGCCCCGGAGCCCAATGGGAAGTGGCTGAGGCTTCGCGTGAAGCTGCTGGCCTTCTTCTTCGTCGGCCTGCTGCTGGCCGCCCTCGGCCGCGCCGTGTTCCTCCAGGTGTACGAGCGCGACAAGCTGCGCGGGCTCGCCCAGGACCAGTACGTCCGCCAGATTGAAATCCCCGCCCGCCGCGGTGACATCTTCGACCGCCGCGGCACGCCGTTCGCCCAGAGCGTGGAGGTGGACTCCATCTGGGTGGATCCCTCGATGTTGCCGGACGTGAAGCAGGCCTCGCGCTCGCTGGCCAAGGTGCTCAAGCTGGACGTGGAGGACCTGTACGCCCGGCTCTCCCGGGCGAAGCGCTTCGCCTGGGTGAAGCGCCAGGTGACGCCTCGCGAAGTGGAGGCGGTGAAGGGCCTGGGGCTGCCGGGGTTCGGCTTCACCAAGGAGCCCCGGCGCTTCTACCCGCAGAAGGAGCTGGGCGCCCACGTGATGGGCATGGTGGGTCTGGACGGCCATGGCCTCGAGGGCCTGGAGCTGGCCTTCGAGGACGAGCTGTCCGGGCAGAACTCGCGCCTGTCCGGCTTCCGCGACGCCAAGGGCCGCAAGCTGCTCGTCTCCGGCGCTCCGGACACCCTGGAGCGTCAGGGCGCCTCCGTCACCCTCACCCTCGACCGGCACCTCCAATACGTCTCCGAGAAGGCCCTGTCCCGCGCCGTGGAGGAGTCCAAGGGCGTGGCGGGCATGGCCGTCGTGTTGGATCCGAAGACGGGTGAAATCCTGGCCATCGCCAACCACCCGCGCTTCAACCCCAACACCCCCGGCCAGGAGGCCCGCGCCAGCATCCGCAACCGCGCCGCGCTCGACGCCTTCGAGCCCGGCTCGACGATGAAGGCCTTCGTCGTGGCCGCCGCGCTGGAGCAGAAGGCCATCAAGTCCGAGGACACCTTCTTCTGCGAGAATGGCTCCTGGGGCGTCGGCAAGCACACCATCCACGACACCCACGAGTACGGCTGGCTCTCCCCGCAGCGCATCCTGCAGGTGTCCTCCAACATCTGCGCGGCCAAGATTGCCCAGCAGCTGGGACGCGAGCGGCTGGTGAAGGCCTACCACGACTTCGGCTTCGGCGAGCGCACCGGCCTGTCGCTGCCCGGCGAGGCCCGCGGCTCCATTCCCTTCCCCAAGGCGGAGGTGTCACTGGCCACCCAGTCCTTCGGCCAGGGCATGACGAGCACCGCGGTGCAGCTGGCCTCCGCCTGGGGCGCCCTGGCCAATGGGGGCCTGTTGATGCGGCCCTACCTCGTGTCCAGGGTGGTGGACCCGGATGGCGTGGTGCTGCTGGAGAACCGGCCCACCGAGGTGCGCCAGGTCGTCTCGACCGCCACCGCCCGGAAGGTCATCTCCATGCTCGAGACCGTGGTGACCAAGGAGGGGACCGCCCCCAAGGCCGCCATGGAGGACTACCGGGTGGCCGGCAAGACGGGCACCGCCCAGAAGGCGGATCCGGTGGCCCGGGGGTACTCCGACAAGCGGCTCGCCTCCTTCGTGGGCGTGGTGCCAGCCGAGAATCCCCGCGTCGTCATTCTCGTGATTGTGGACGAGCCGAAGACGGACGTGTACGGGGGACTCGTGGCCGCCCCCGCATTCAAGGAAATCGCAACCGCCGCCATGGCCCACCTGGCCGTCCCGCCCTCCCGTGAGGTGCCGCTGCCGCCCACCGCCCTGCCGGTGGCGGCCGCCCAGCCCCCTCCCGCGAAAGCGGTACCGGCCAGGCCCATGGTGGAGGAAGCTGTCGCCGAGAACGTGGAGCCGGGCTCCATCCGCGTTCCGGATGTCGTGGGTCAGGCAGGGCGCGAGGCAGTGACGAAGCTGCTCTCCTCGGCCCTGGAGCCACATTTGTTGGGTAGTGGACGCGTAGTCTCGCAGAGTCCCGCCGCCGGTTCGCTGGTGGAGAAGGGTGCGCGGGTGACGCTCGAGCTGGCAGCGCGGCAATGA
- a CDS encoding UDP-N-acetylmuramoyl-L-alanyl-D-glutamate--2,6-diaminopimelate ligase, protein MKLTDVLAGCGAEQTSGGRTSVDVTGVSQDSRKVKPGDLFVAVPGSKEDGAQFVGEAVSRGAVAVVSEKPVASQVPFFKVSNARKALALIAANFYGRPADQLTLLAVTGTNGKTTTTYLLEAMATAAYSSTGVIGTLGYKVGGQFHPTAHTTPDPLELHRILREMADAGVETVVMEVSSHALLQERVHGITFKAAAFTNLTRDHLDYHKDMEEYFQAKRKLFLENLSQGGVAVVNGDDTYAIRIYNELRGQKRMAWKFSRQGNGEISSADVSFSLQGIKGVLKTPAGDIPVKSRLLGPHNLENILAAAGLALGAGFARRKDVQLGIERMGGVPGRMERVENHGPAQAPSVFVDYAHTDDALKRALEAARTMAKGRVIVVFGCGGERDAGKRPLMGSAAAENADLAVVTSDNPRTEDPEEIISQVTPGLEKGGLRRISAGKAKSGEKGYLVDADRKAAIETAISLAKEDDVVLIAGKGHETYQIIGTEKRAFDDREVAARALAIRT, encoded by the coding sequence ATGAAGCTGACGGATGTCCTCGCAGGGTGTGGTGCCGAGCAGACCTCGGGGGGCAGGACCTCGGTCGACGTGACGGGGGTATCGCAGGACTCGCGCAAGGTGAAGCCGGGCGACCTCTTCGTCGCCGTGCCGGGCTCGAAGGAAGATGGTGCCCAGTTCGTGGGCGAGGCTGTCTCCCGTGGCGCCGTGGCGGTGGTGTCGGAGAAGCCGGTGGCCTCACAGGTGCCCTTCTTCAAGGTGTCCAACGCCCGCAAGGCCCTGGCCCTCATCGCGGCCAACTTCTACGGCCGTCCCGCCGACCAGCTCACCCTGCTGGCGGTCACGGGCACCAACGGCAAGACGACCACCACCTATCTGCTCGAGGCCATGGCCACCGCGGCCTACTCCTCCACGGGGGTCATCGGCACGCTGGGCTACAAGGTGGGCGGCCAGTTCCACCCCACGGCCCACACCACGCCGGATCCGCTGGAGCTGCACCGCATCCTGCGCGAGATGGCGGACGCGGGCGTGGAGACGGTGGTGATGGAGGTGTCCAGCCACGCGCTGCTGCAGGAGCGCGTGCACGGCATCACCTTCAAGGCGGCCGCCTTCACCAACCTGACGCGCGACCACCTCGACTACCACAAGGACATGGAGGAGTACTTCCAGGCCAAGCGCAAGCTGTTCCTGGAGAACCTCTCCCAGGGCGGCGTGGCGGTGGTCAACGGTGACGACACCTACGCCATCCGCATCTACAACGAGCTGCGCGGCCAGAAGCGCATGGCGTGGAAGTTCAGCCGCCAGGGCAACGGGGAGATCTCCTCCGCGGACGTGTCCTTCTCCCTGCAGGGCATCAAGGGCGTGCTGAAGACGCCCGCGGGCGACATCCCGGTGAAGAGCCGGCTGCTGGGGCCGCACAACCTGGAGAACATCCTGGCGGCGGCGGGCCTGGCGCTGGGCGCGGGCTTCGCGCGGCGCAAGGACGTGCAGCTGGGCATCGAGCGCATGGGCGGCGTGCCCGGCCGCATGGAGCGGGTGGAGAACCACGGCCCCGCGCAGGCGCCCTCGGTGTTCGTGGACTACGCGCACACGGATGACGCCCTCAAGCGCGCGCTGGAGGCGGCGCGGACCATGGCCAAGGGCCGCGTCATCGTGGTGTTCGGCTGCGGCGGTGAGCGCGACGCGGGCAAGCGCCCGCTCATGGGCTCCGCGGCCGCCGAGAACGCGGACCTCGCGGTGGTGACGAGCGACAACCCGCGCACCGAGGATCCGGAGGAGATCATCTCCCAGGTGACTCCGGGCCTCGAGAAGGGCGGCCTGCGGCGCATCTCCGCCGGCAAGGCCAAGAGCGGTGAGAAGGGCTACCTCGTGGACGCGGACCGCAAGGCCGCCATCGAGACGGCCATCTCCCTGGCCAAGGAGGACGACGTGGTCCTCATCGCCGGCAAGGGGCACGAGACGTACCAGATCATCGGTACCGAGAAGCGCGCCTTCGACGACCGCGAGGTCGCGGCCCGGGCGCTCGCCATCCGCACCTGA